The Theileria equi strain WA chromosome 2 map unlocalized gcontig_1105316255037, whole genome shotgun sequence genomic sequence TGGTTCAGAGGACCGCTACACCACGACGGGCACCTCgtagtttatattttaaagaaacTGGCACTTTGAAATGTCATTTCTGTACGATAAAATCTCAAATGCCAGGACTTACTGGGACAAGAAGACCTGTTCGTGCCcagaagaatggaatgagaaAATCGCAAAGTCATCTACCGTTTACGTAGGCAATTTGGCCTTTACAACTCCAGAAGAGCGCATACATGAGGTACATACTTTATAGTTTGTGATAAACATGTGATTTTAGGTCCTGCAAGCGGCTGGAGAAATCGAGAGAATCGTACTTGGCCTCAACAGCATCCAAAAGAGTCCCTGCGGCTTCGCATTTGTGGTATACAAGGACATAAAGTCGGCAAAGAGAGCGGTTGGCATGTTTAAGGGATGCGTTATAGACGGAAGAGTCATCCGTGTGGACGCTGATCCCGGAGACAATATCGACACTGAAAGGAGACTTGCGCGTGGAATTAACGGTTACCAGTGGCGTGACGCGTTTAGGAAGGAGTTTGATACCAGCAGAGGTGGCCAAGGGCTAGGAGTTGACCACGAAACACTCAACCATAATCCAAAGGTACACCAAAGCGCATCGACTACACTCTTGCCGTAATGGCCGCTGGCATGACAAAGAGTAGAAATATCCGCATGTACAGATAGTAGACTTTTCTCGGTGTAGAGTAAATGTTACACTAATTGATGTTGAAACTAGTTATCTGGCGcatttaaaatgttgtCGAGGGTTGATTTCAAGAGAGAATAGTCCTTGATACCGCGCTTAACCTCAAAGTTTATCGTAGGCTCCTGTATAAGTGTTCATGATGACAAAATTCCAACCTTGGAGAGCAGTTGTGAAATCTTTTCCTGGTTAGAAAAGTAGAGGTCCAGACGGTTCTTTACCACTTGATGGGTGTCATCTTCTCTAGTAACCAGATTCTTGCATCCCGAACACTGTACATGCATGTGTTAAGGGTATGTCGTACCTTTGAAATATCTTGTTCGGATGGCAGCAGGGGATCCATGGAGTATTCTCCATCATTTATTGAAAATGTATTGTAACTCCGCTTACATCCCAGACAGACTCTGCGACCCATCAACCTGGATATCAAGTGGGTAGTATTCAGAGTGAGGTTCAGCACAACCAAACGCGAATCCAGCTCTGACGACAGGGTCAACATAAAGTTTGTCTGGGCAACAGAACGTGGAAACCCATCCAGCAAGACCGACGAATTATTCTTTGCGAGCTCAGTCCTATAGCGGAGATGGAGAGGATGAAGTAGACTAACCCAAGTACGGAGCAAATGAAACTGTCATCAACGAGGGAACCACTGGACATGACATCCGCGAGATTAGCTCCCACAGAACTAGACTCTCTCGCCAAATCTCTCAACAAGTCACCTAATCGAGAATATTTCAGGAAATGGATAATGCATGGGTAACATGAATAGAGGGAAGCAGAGGGGAATGTATACGAGCTACAATACCTGAAGAAATGTGCCTAAAGTTGTAGTCCTTGGCCAAGAGTTTGCCAAAGGTGCTCTTGCCAACTCCAGGAGGCCCAAAGAGGAGCAAGAAGACTCGTTTTTTCATCAACTTGGTCATCTTGTTCATCGGTTTCCAGCGTCAATTGATACGTCAGAGTGCTCTTGTATCGTCACGGAGGACCAAGCGCCTCAAAAGAAATCCTACGCTCGTCTGGAGCCACCAGCGGTGTAGACAGAGGGGTGTATCCAAAGCCCTGGTCGGTGATCTTCCCTGGCGATTACAACCCTCTTGTAGGTCCAGATTATGGCAGAGAGCTCCGTTTATCGCTTTGTTTGCTCGGTGGATCCGCGGAACTTTTAGTCACACAGTTGGCGGATTTCCAGTCTCTGCAAAGTTCCCCTAGACCACTCGCTAGTGCACGACTTGCATTGTCTCTATCCTCCTTACGGTCGGATACTCGTCTACTCCCCGACGGTCGTTACGCCGGTGGACGGATGGGGCAGACTGAAGACGTGGCCGCTGGTTTTCCGTCCATTCATTTTTTAGGATACACCAAGTAAATTTTCAAGGACCAGATTTAATttcattttaaaaacatcGGAATGGTAAGTTGTT encodes the following:
- a CDS encoding nuclear cap binding protein family member protein (encoded by transcript BEWA_041480A), with amino-acid sequence MSFLYDKISNARTYWDKKTCSCPEEWNEKIAKSSTVYVGNLAFTTPEERIHEVLQAAGEIERIVLGLNSIQKSPCGFAFVVYKDIKSAKRAVGMFKGCVIDGRVIRVDADPGDNIDTERRLARGINGYQWRDAFRKEFDTSRGGQGLGVDHETLNHNPKVHQSASTTLLP
- a CDS encoding adenylate kinase, putative (encoded by transcript BEWA_041490A), which gives rise to MNKMTKLMKKRVFLLLFGPPGVGKSTFGKLLAKDYNFRHISSGDLLRDLARESSSVGANLADVMSSGSLVDDSFICSVLGTELAKNNSSVLLDGFPRSVAQTNFMLTLSSELDSRLVVLNLTLNTTHLISRLMGRRVCLGCKRSYNTFSINDGEYSMDPLLPSEQDISKCSGCKNLVTREDDTHQVVKNRLDLYFSNQEKISQLLSKEPTINFEVKRGIKDYSLLKSTLDNILNAPDN